One genomic region from Hyalangium ruber encodes:
- a CDS encoding CARDB domain-containing protein — protein MADVFLRLSKRPLFVGSYLKVPVRIDPKSGLLMEDLDFIVREGPPGGRVSVSQERQTQEKAPSIMLLVGYRPGDYALQALKKGTTTVVGEARFRVDALWPSEEVGPPRWFDGQGTGFASGAAWGGGPAGPQNINVVPATGTRRIAILLVDTSSQRFTTDAATLQAHRDRWLNEVVNGVTDGGVTRSTRQFYQEVSYGAFTLSAEVFGPVELPGSYDDYFNADNSPKGTYYQACFTAGDGLINYNNFDTLLCVSQPVTGATPRAAWPYASIGNWGPYTTAEGNKNYGVISMPNEWGVTDTREIHETLAHELGHNLGLGDQYAPSVPGRNPGAWEMMDADDPLPHFSLSHRMMLGWVPAAAVQSFNFVSMGVPVDQTITLHPAEAQTLPAGRKRGIEVRLADGWNYYFEYRAGQVTQIADRNLPTDSRVLGTDVVSGPFSPPIARPAILLLNNDGDGDGSVLGNGQDYEETDTTDPVFPTDFRVDVSGEDGTKAEVRIRYGVNSRPDPSIRPWPASPDRQWQSPDIEVRNVRNQANPAWFNVPWEGNTNTVIARVKNNGSLDAPGVRVNFFVKNYNIGGTPETFLGTDVRDVAAGATVEFSTTWTPPNQGHFCVIARIPLYQNPTNPSVVEMTELNNLAQSNYDRFISRTASPATREVSFMEVGNPYPLRTRIFIVAGQNNPAYRTYLETAWLTLNPGETRRVKVMYEFAFDPRQPSKEQQERRIFREFGGKPNNVGLTAFIEDPRDTPRHAIQVLGGAQAQVATGRATRFEDFEVRDGVVRGTIVTVDDGKPVRGGKVILSVTTGRGKKQEKKYQTLEVAKGRFQAQIPQVAGGTVEAYYVPPEGLADCSREPVRL, from the coding sequence ATGGCCGACGTCTTCCTGAGGTTGTCCAAGCGCCCCCTGTTCGTGGGTTCGTATCTCAAGGTCCCCGTACGCATCGACCCGAAGTCCGGTCTCCTGATGGAGGACCTCGACTTCATCGTGCGGGAGGGGCCCCCAGGAGGCCGGGTCTCGGTCTCCCAGGAGCGGCAGACCCAGGAAAAAGCTCCGAGCATCATGCTCCTGGTCGGCTACCGGCCCGGGGACTATGCCCTGCAGGCGCTGAAGAAGGGCACCACCACCGTGGTGGGAGAGGCGCGCTTCCGCGTCGATGCGCTCTGGCCGAGTGAGGAGGTGGGGCCTCCGCGCTGGTTCGACGGGCAGGGGACCGGTTTCGCCTCGGGGGCGGCGTGGGGCGGGGGCCCCGCGGGCCCTCAGAACATCAACGTGGTCCCGGCGACGGGGACTCGCCGCATCGCCATCCTGCTGGTGGACACGAGCAGCCAGCGCTTCACCACCGACGCCGCGACGCTGCAGGCCCACCGCGATCGCTGGCTCAACGAAGTGGTCAACGGGGTGACGGACGGCGGAGTGACGCGCAGCACGCGGCAGTTCTACCAGGAGGTCTCCTACGGAGCGTTCACGCTCTCGGCGGAGGTCTTCGGCCCGGTCGAGCTCCCCGGCAGCTACGACGACTACTTCAACGCGGACAATTCACCCAAGGGCACCTACTACCAGGCCTGCTTCACGGCGGGCGATGGGCTGATCAACTACAACAACTTCGACACCCTGCTGTGCGTATCGCAGCCGGTGACGGGGGCCACGCCCCGGGCCGCCTGGCCCTATGCCTCCATCGGCAACTGGGGGCCTTACACGACGGCCGAGGGGAACAAGAACTACGGAGTCATCTCCATGCCCAACGAGTGGGGCGTGACGGATACCCGGGAGATCCACGAGACCCTGGCGCACGAGCTGGGGCACAACCTCGGGCTCGGCGATCAGTACGCGCCCTCGGTGCCCGGCAGGAACCCGGGGGCCTGGGAGATGATGGACGCCGATGACCCGCTCCCCCACTTCTCGCTCTCCCATCGGATGATGCTGGGCTGGGTGCCGGCTGCGGCGGTGCAGAGTTTCAACTTCGTCTCCATGGGCGTGCCGGTGGATCAGACCATCACCCTGCACCCAGCCGAGGCACAGACGCTGCCGGCGGGGCGCAAGCGGGGTATCGAGGTGCGCCTGGCCGATGGCTGGAACTACTACTTCGAGTACCGCGCCGGTCAGGTCACCCAGATCGCGGACCGGAACCTTCCGACCGACAGCCGGGTGCTGGGCACGGATGTGGTGTCGGGGCCCTTCTCGCCGCCCATCGCCCGCCCGGCCATCCTGCTGCTGAACAACGACGGGGACGGGGATGGCAGCGTGCTGGGCAACGGTCAGGACTACGAGGAGACGGACACGACGGACCCCGTCTTCCCCACGGACTTCCGCGTGGACGTGAGCGGCGAGGACGGCACCAAAGCCGAAGTGCGCATCCGCTACGGGGTGAACAGCCGGCCAGACCCCTCCATCCGCCCCTGGCCCGCGAGCCCGGACCGGCAGTGGCAGAGCCCGGACATCGAGGTGCGCAACGTGCGCAATCAGGCGAACCCCGCCTGGTTCAATGTTCCGTGGGAGGGCAACACCAACACGGTGATCGCCCGAGTGAAGAACAACGGCTCGCTGGATGCGCCCGGCGTGCGGGTCAACTTCTTCGTGAAGAACTACAACATCGGAGGTACTCCGGAGACCTTCCTGGGCACGGATGTGCGCGACGTGGCAGCGGGCGCCACGGTTGAGTTCTCCACCACGTGGACGCCTCCCAACCAGGGGCACTTCTGCGTCATCGCCCGCATCCCCCTGTACCAGAACCCCACCAACCCCTCCGTGGTGGAGATGACCGAGCTCAACAACCTGGCGCAGTCGAACTACGACCGGTTCATCTCCCGCACCGCCTCGCCCGCCACGCGGGAGGTGAGCTTCATGGAGGTCGGCAATCCGTACCCGCTGCGGACCCGCATCTTCATCGTCGCCGGGCAGAACAATCCCGCCTACCGCACCTACTTGGAGACGGCGTGGTTGACGTTAAATCCGGGAGAGACGCGCCGGGTGAAGGTGATGTACGAGTTCGCCTTCGATCCTCGCCAGCCATCGAAGGAGCAGCAGGAGCGCCGCATCTTCCGGGAGTTCGGGGGCAAGCCCAACAACGTGGGCCTGACGGCGTTCATCGAGGATCCCCGCGACACTCCCCGCCATGCCATCCAGGTGCTGGGCGGGGCGCAGGCGCAGGTGGCCACCGGACGCGCCACGCGGTTCGAGGACTTCGAGGTACGGGACGGAGTCGTTCGAGGCACCATCGTCACCGTCGATGACGGCAAGCCCGTGCGAGGCGGGAAGGTCATCCTCAGCGTGACCACGGGCCGCGGAAAGAAGCAGGAGAAGAAGTACCAGACCCTCGAGGTGGCCAAGGGCCGGTTCCAGGCCCAGATCCCCCAGGTGGCGGGGGGCACCGTGGAGGCCTATTACGTGCCACCGGAGGGGCTCGCGGATTGCTCCAGAGAACCCGTGCGCCTTTAA
- a CDS encoding RlmE family RNA methyltransferase has product MVGTPPVMGKPYRPKDHYFQKAKQEGLRARSAFKLDEILKRFPIAKKGGAVLDLGAAPGGFLQILADSVGTSGRVIGVDIVAIRPFTQKHVSTAVLDVLADDFDAKLLAMYDGPFDAVISDMAPKTSGIKATDEARSLRLAGKALEVAVARSRPGSSFVAKLFMGGDFEEFRAQVRSHYEEVKVVRPEATRGASMEVYLVGLRLKAAAPASATP; this is encoded by the coding sequence ATGGTAGGCACCCCCCCCGTTATGGGCAAGCCCTACCGGCCGAAAGACCACTATTTCCAGAAAGCCAAGCAAGAAGGGCTGAGAGCCCGCTCGGCGTTCAAGCTGGATGAAATCCTCAAGCGCTTCCCCATCGCCAAGAAGGGCGGGGCGGTGCTGGACCTCGGGGCGGCGCCGGGGGGCTTCCTGCAGATCCTCGCGGACTCGGTGGGCACCTCGGGCCGTGTCATCGGCGTGGACATCGTCGCCATCCGGCCCTTCACGCAGAAGCATGTCAGCACGGCGGTGCTGGACGTGCTGGCGGACGACTTCGACGCCAAGCTGCTGGCGATGTACGACGGGCCGTTCGACGCGGTCATCTCGGACATGGCGCCGAAGACCAGCGGCATCAAGGCCACGGACGAGGCGCGCAGCCTGCGGCTCGCGGGCAAGGCGCTGGAGGTGGCGGTGGCGCGGAGCCGGCCCGGCTCGAGCTTCGTGGCCAAGCTGTTCATGGGCGGCGACTTCGAGGAGTTCCGCGCCCAGGTCCGCTCGCACTACGAAGAGGTGAAGGTGGTGCGCCCCGAGGCCACGCGCGGGGCGAGCATGGAGGTGTACCTGGTGGGCCTGCGCCTCAAGGCCGCGGCGCCCGCCTCGGCGACACCCTGA
- a CDS encoding acyl-CoA dehydrogenase family protein: MINPFTAEHEAFRKSVRAWVEKELTPHSLEWDRAGIFPREVFKQAGELGFLGINHDPKYGGSGLDYWFVTAFSEELTRSQNAGVNMALLVQSQMATPIINELGTDEQKREFLEPALKGEKIAALGVSEPGAGSDVANMKTTARLDGDDYVINGSKMWITNGTRADFITLGVRTGEAGYGGISLVTFPTDVKGFSVSKKLDKVGNLASDTAILYFEDCRIPRRYVIGEENEGFYHIMTNFQGERLVGAITTVAGMERMVEDSIRYGNERQAFGKPLIKFQVWRHKFVEHLTAIEAAKRLTYHAVALYDAKENPVKEISMAKLFAGDLAQKVAYDCQQFFGGMGYIEETPIARAWRDVRLITIGGGTSEIMKEIISKLYGF; encoded by the coding sequence ATGATCAACCCCTTCACCGCCGAGCATGAGGCCTTTCGCAAGTCGGTGCGCGCCTGGGTCGAGAAGGAGCTGACGCCGCACTCCCTGGAGTGGGATCGGGCAGGCATCTTCCCCCGGGAGGTTTTCAAGCAGGCCGGCGAGCTGGGCTTCCTGGGCATCAACCACGACCCGAAGTACGGCGGCAGCGGCCTGGACTACTGGTTCGTCACCGCGTTCAGCGAGGAGCTGACGCGCAGCCAGAACGCGGGCGTGAACATGGCCCTGCTGGTGCAGAGCCAGATGGCCACGCCCATCATCAACGAGCTGGGCACGGACGAGCAGAAGCGCGAGTTCCTCGAGCCCGCGCTCAAGGGCGAGAAGATCGCCGCCCTGGGCGTGAGCGAGCCCGGCGCCGGCTCGGACGTGGCCAACATGAAGACGACGGCGCGCCTGGACGGCGACGACTACGTCATCAACGGCTCGAAGATGTGGATCACCAACGGCACCCGGGCCGACTTCATCACCCTAGGCGTGCGCACGGGCGAGGCGGGCTACGGCGGCATCTCCCTGGTCACGTTCCCCACGGACGTGAAGGGCTTCAGCGTGTCCAAGAAGCTCGACAAGGTGGGCAACCTCGCCTCGGACACGGCCATCCTCTACTTCGAGGATTGCCGCATCCCGCGCCGCTACGTCATCGGCGAGGAGAACGAGGGCTTCTACCACATCATGACCAACTTCCAGGGCGAGCGCCTGGTGGGCGCCATCACCACGGTGGCGGGCATGGAGCGCATGGTGGAGGACTCCATTCGCTACGGCAACGAGCGCCAGGCCTTCGGCAAGCCGCTCATCAAGTTCCAGGTGTGGCGCCACAAGTTCGTCGAGCACCTCACGGCCATCGAGGCGGCCAAGCGGCTCACCTACCACGCCGTGGCGCTCTACGACGCCAAGGAGAACCCGGTGAAGGAGATCTCCATGGCGAAGCTGTTCGCCGGAGATCTCGCGCAGAAGGTGGCCTACGACTGCCAGCAGTTCTTCGGCGGCATGGGCTACATCGAGGAGACGCCGATCGCCCGCGCCTGGCGCGACGTGCGCCTCATCACCATCGGCGGCGGCACCTCCGAGATCATGAAGGAGATCATCTCGAAGCTCTACGGCTTCTGA
- a CDS encoding CaiB/BaiF CoA transferase family protein: MNTLPLAGLKVLDLSRLLPGPYATLVLADLGATVDKLEEPEGGDYIRQMPPMREEESALFYGLNRNKRSVTLNLKTPEGREALKRLVRGYDVLVESFRPGVMDKLGVGEAALRKENPRLIYCAISGYGQTGPDRLKAGHDINYVARAGVLAYGGEAGGAPAFPGVQIGDIGGGSLFALVGILAALHERERTGQGRFVDVSMTEGAMAFVHMHLAARLAMGAQGQALQRGREALNGGYACYGLYRTKDDRWLAVGSLEPKFFSGLCERLGRMDLFTDGYDLNGGAERVKAELARLFAVYPLAHWQQLFAGTDLCIEPVLEGDEVLADPQHRARGLFVEAEDAQRGRKVTHLLTPLRMGETPLRPPPGLGQHSREILQEAGFSAEEIARLGGG, translated from the coding sequence ATGAACACGCTGCCGCTCGCTGGTCTCAAGGTGTTGGATCTCTCCCGGTTGTTGCCGGGCCCGTACGCCACGCTCGTCCTCGCGGACCTGGGCGCCACCGTGGACAAGCTGGAGGAGCCCGAGGGCGGGGACTACATCCGGCAGATGCCGCCGATGCGCGAGGAGGAGAGCGCGCTCTTCTACGGGCTGAACCGGAACAAGCGCTCGGTGACGCTGAACCTCAAGACGCCCGAGGGGCGCGAGGCGCTCAAGCGGCTGGTGCGCGGCTATGACGTGCTGGTGGAGAGCTTCCGGCCCGGGGTGATGGACAAGCTGGGGGTGGGGGAGGCGGCGCTGCGCAAGGAGAACCCGCGCCTCATCTACTGCGCCATCTCGGGGTACGGGCAGACGGGGCCGGACCGGCTCAAGGCGGGGCATGACATCAACTACGTGGCGCGGGCGGGAGTGCTCGCGTACGGCGGTGAGGCGGGCGGAGCGCCGGCCTTTCCCGGGGTGCAGATCGGCGACATCGGCGGCGGGAGCCTGTTCGCGCTGGTGGGCATCCTGGCGGCGCTGCACGAGCGCGAGCGGACGGGGCAGGGCCGCTTCGTGGACGTGTCGATGACGGAAGGGGCGATGGCGTTCGTCCACATGCACCTGGCGGCGCGGCTGGCGATGGGCGCGCAGGGGCAGGCGCTGCAGCGCGGGCGCGAGGCGCTCAACGGCGGCTACGCGTGTTACGGGCTCTACCGCACGAAGGATGACCGGTGGCTGGCGGTGGGCTCGCTGGAGCCCAAGTTCTTCTCGGGCCTGTGTGAGCGGCTGGGGCGGATGGATCTGTTCACGGACGGCTACGACCTGAACGGAGGCGCGGAGCGGGTGAAGGCGGAGCTGGCGCGCCTGTTCGCCGTGTACCCGCTGGCGCACTGGCAGCAGCTCTTCGCGGGCACGGACCTGTGCATCGAGCCGGTGCTGGAGGGCGATGAGGTGCTGGCCGATCCGCAGCACCGGGCGCGAGGGCTCTTCGTGGAGGCGGAGGACGCGCAGCGCGGGCGCAAGGTGACGCACCTGCTCACGCCGCTGCGGATGGGTGAGACGCCGCTGCGTCCTCCTCCGGGGCTGGGGCAGCACTCCCGAGAGATTCTCCAGGAGGCGGGCTTCTCCGCCGAGGAGATCGCGCGCCTCGGAGGAGGGTGA
- a CDS encoding SCP2 sterol-binding domain-containing protein: protein MTSQDILEKEIPAVLAQKPELGKDINSIIHFDITGDNGGKWTLDLTKSSDWVSKGATGEPKMTITVSNDDFVKIRQKTLNAQMAAMQGKLKFKPMDMGLAMKLAKLLS from the coding sequence ATGACGTCGCAGGACATTCTCGAGAAGGAGATTCCCGCCGTCCTCGCGCAGAAGCCGGAGCTGGGCAAGGACATCAACTCGATCATCCACTTCGACATCACGGGTGATAACGGGGGGAAGTGGACGCTGGACCTGACCAAGTCCTCGGACTGGGTGTCGAAGGGCGCCACGGGCGAGCCGAAGATGACCATCACGGTGAGCAACGACGACTTCGTGAAGATCCGTCAGAAGACGCTCAACGCGCAGATGGCGGCCATGCAGGGCAAGCTCAAGTTCAAGCCGATGGACATGGGCCTGGCGATGAAGCTGGCCAAGCTGCTGTCGTAA
- a CDS encoding response regulator, translating into MILVVDDDPDILEALSEILEAEGFEIRRARNGKEALDRLEPDPPQLILLDLMMPVMDGWEFAQRMRQRPPAISGIPLIVLSADRNVGSKALDIGAVGHLAKPFELNDLLEMVRRALKGGKPPETPRA; encoded by the coding sequence GTGATCCTGGTCGTGGACGACGATCCCGACATCCTGGAAGCCCTGTCGGAGATCCTGGAAGCGGAGGGCTTCGAGATCCGCAGAGCGCGCAATGGCAAGGAGGCGCTGGATCGTCTGGAGCCGGATCCGCCCCAACTCATCCTCCTGGACCTGATGATGCCGGTGATGGACGGGTGGGAGTTCGCCCAGCGCATGCGGCAGCGGCCGCCCGCGATCTCGGGCATTCCGCTGATCGTCTTGAGCGCCGATCGCAACGTGGGCAGCAAGGCGCTGGACATCGGCGCCGTGGGCCACCTGGCCAAGCCCTTCGAGCTCAATGATCTGCTGGAGATGGTGCGCCGCGCGCTCAAGGGCGGCAAGCCTCCCGAGACTCCTCGCGCTTGA
- a CDS encoding sensor histidine kinase: protein MAQGEQLSGGATNAPGLAFLPRQGAPRLLGRLLLEHLGLEALPPFIESVGDLMALAGFQPRADAEDVWERDGQAVRAGESVLEDGARLVWTWPLNDGDAEDTHHRVRYLGLASHDLRGALANIRSYAALLLNGRIPLEPKVQRGLETILRNADRALSFSQDYFDSTRADLGSLAFERERQALEPLLAAAVERHQAAARTAGVVLMLDGHIPLPLVNVDAGRIQHAVEALVQHLMARSQPGEVIHVRALPVPGGLRVEVRREGVPLSEEEAGLVFAHQERAFREKKLEDALRVNLARQEVEVHGGSVGVETDRAGTTLFFTLPLELSQELAPPASLQT from the coding sequence ATGGCTCAGGGGGAGCAACTCTCAGGTGGTGCAACGAACGCTCCCGGATTGGCCTTCCTGCCAAGGCAGGGAGCCCCCCGCTTGTTGGGTCGCCTGCTCCTCGAGCACCTGGGGCTGGAGGCGCTCCCCCCGTTCATCGAGTCGGTGGGTGACTTGATGGCGCTGGCGGGCTTCCAGCCCCGCGCCGACGCGGAGGATGTCTGGGAGCGTGACGGCCAGGCCGTCCGCGCCGGAGAGAGCGTGCTGGAGGATGGGGCCCGGCTGGTGTGGACCTGGCCCCTGAACGACGGCGACGCGGAGGACACCCACCACCGGGTGCGCTACCTGGGGCTGGCCTCGCATGACCTGCGAGGCGCGCTGGCCAACATCCGCTCCTACGCGGCGCTGCTGCTCAATGGGCGCATCCCCCTGGAGCCCAAGGTGCAGCGCGGGCTGGAGACCATCCTGCGCAACGCGGACCGGGCGCTGTCCTTCTCGCAGGACTACTTCGATTCGACCCGCGCGGACCTGGGCTCGCTCGCCTTCGAGCGAGAGCGACAGGCGCTCGAGCCCCTGCTCGCCGCCGCCGTGGAGCGTCACCAGGCGGCTGCCCGGACGGCCGGCGTGGTGCTGATGCTCGATGGCCATATCCCCCTGCCCCTGGTGAACGTGGATGCGGGGCGCATCCAGCACGCGGTGGAGGCCCTGGTGCAGCACCTGATGGCCCGCTCGCAGCCGGGCGAGGTCATCCATGTGCGCGCCCTGCCCGTCCCGGGCGGCCTGCGCGTGGAGGTGCGGCGCGAGGGAGTCCCCCTGTCCGAGGAGGAGGCGGGCCTCGTCTTCGCCCACCAGGAGCGCGCCTTCCGGGAGAAGAAGCTGGAGGATGCGCTGCGCGTCAACCTCGCCCGCCAGGAGGTCGAGGTCCACGGCGGCAGTGTTGGGGTGGAGACGGATCGAGCCGGGACGACCCTGTTCTTCACCCTCCCCCTCGAGCTTTCCCAGGAACTTGCCCCCCCTGCCTCCTTGCAGACGTGA
- the tatA gene encoding twin-arginine translocase TatA/TatE family subunit — protein sequence MGLKWTEILLIMAVLLLLFGATRLPQLGSSLGSAIRNFKRGFGGEDESESEQKKSAQPGSLASNTSVEQNASAKATSHQG from the coding sequence ATGGGTCTGAAGTGGACTGAGATTCTGCTGATCATGGCGGTGCTGCTGCTGCTCTTCGGGGCGACGCGGCTGCCCCAGCTCGGCTCTTCCCTGGGAAGCGCCATCCGCAACTTCAAGCGCGGCTTCGGCGGCGAGGATGAGTCGGAGTCCGAGCAGAAGAAGTCTGCTCAGCCGGGCTCGCTGGCCAGCAACACCTCGGTGGAGCAGAACGCCTCCGCCAAGGCGACCAGCCACCAGGGCTGA
- a CDS encoding AMP-dependent synthetase/ligase: MRAERQMVESAPATGAGAKNLVELLIQRAQEASKVSITHKKDGKWQEMTWGQVLQEVKVLSSALIAQGVKPGDRVAIFSGTGPQWVVCDLAISAAQAVTVPIYSSNTPDECRYILNHSETTLVFVDNDEKDAKQAGRLSRIRQRLGECPSVQKVVVFDGAVSGDKEMSLKDLMAKGEAEEKAHPHAFEERARAVKPDDVWGFIYTSGTTGDPKGVILTHGNWAYQAEATRANGLMAPNDSVMLFLPLAHSFAQVVKAAWLGMSFRLIFAESVEKLLPNLVETKPSVLPAVPRVFEKVYNNVVANGSAAPGVKGKLFRWAFKLFDEYAEAKMQGREYNSLGFSVARALVFNKVRATLDEKLGGNMRLFISGGAPLSRKIAYFFDLLGFQVLEGYGLTETSAPCNANVPNKIKIGTVGPAMPGTEIKIAPDGEILVRGPCVMKGYYKNPTATSEALEPDGWFHTGDIGEVDADGYLRITDRKKDIIVTAGGKNVAPQNIENTLKTFPLISQAMVYGDQRPYLVVLIAVMEDSARKLLTDKGVQVASYAELGKRPEIRAAVQDIINKVNEDQPPYSTLKKFEIMDADFTQESGELTPTLKVKRKFCSQKYAASIGKLYEGKSAD, translated from the coding sequence ATGAGGGCAGAGCGTCAGATGGTGGAGTCGGCCCCTGCCACGGGGGCGGGAGCCAAGAACCTGGTGGAGTTGTTGATCCAGCGGGCGCAAGAGGCCTCCAAGGTCTCCATTACCCACAAGAAGGACGGCAAGTGGCAGGAGATGACCTGGGGCCAGGTGCTCCAGGAGGTCAAGGTGCTCTCGTCGGCCCTGATCGCCCAGGGCGTGAAGCCGGGAGACCGCGTCGCCATCTTCTCCGGCACGGGCCCGCAGTGGGTGGTGTGCGATCTGGCCATCTCGGCGGCGCAGGCCGTCACCGTGCCGATCTACTCGTCCAATACGCCGGATGAGTGCCGCTACATCCTCAACCACTCGGAGACGACGCTCGTCTTCGTGGACAACGACGAGAAGGACGCCAAGCAGGCCGGGCGACTTTCCCGAATTCGCCAGCGGCTCGGCGAGTGTCCCAGCGTACAGAAGGTCGTCGTGTTCGACGGCGCCGTCTCGGGCGACAAGGAGATGTCGCTCAAGGACCTGATGGCCAAGGGCGAGGCGGAGGAGAAGGCGCATCCCCATGCCTTCGAGGAGCGCGCCCGCGCGGTGAAGCCGGACGATGTCTGGGGCTTCATCTACACCTCGGGCACCACGGGTGACCCGAAGGGCGTCATCCTCACGCACGGCAACTGGGCGTACCAGGCCGAGGCGACGCGCGCCAACGGGCTGATGGCGCCCAATGACTCGGTGATGCTGTTCCTGCCGCTGGCGCACTCGTTCGCGCAGGTGGTGAAGGCGGCGTGGCTGGGCATGAGCTTCCGGCTCATCTTCGCCGAGTCGGTGGAGAAGCTGCTGCCCAACCTGGTGGAGACCAAGCCCTCGGTGCTGCCGGCGGTGCCGCGCGTCTTCGAGAAGGTCTACAACAACGTGGTAGCCAACGGCTCGGCGGCGCCGGGCGTGAAGGGCAAGCTGTTCCGCTGGGCCTTCAAGCTCTTCGACGAGTACGCCGAGGCGAAGATGCAGGGCCGCGAGTACAACTCGCTGGGCTTCTCGGTGGCGCGCGCGCTGGTGTTCAACAAGGTACGCGCCACGCTGGACGAGAAGCTGGGCGGCAACATGCGCCTGTTCATCTCGGGCGGCGCGCCGCTGTCGCGCAAGATCGCCTACTTCTTCGATCTGCTCGGCTTCCAGGTGCTCGAGGGCTACGGCCTCACGGAGACTTCGGCGCCCTGCAACGCCAACGTGCCCAACAAGATCAAGATCGGCACGGTGGGCCCGGCCATGCCCGGCACCGAGATCAAGATCGCCCCGGACGGAGAGATTCTCGTGCGTGGCCCCTGCGTCATGAAGGGCTACTACAAGAACCCCACCGCCACCTCCGAGGCCCTGGAGCCGGACGGCTGGTTCCACACCGGTGACATCGGCGAGGTGGACGCGGACGGGTACCTGCGCATCACCGACCGCAAGAAGGACATCATCGTCACCGCGGGCGGCAAGAACGTGGCGCCGCAGAACATCGAGAACACGCTGAAGACCTTCCCGCTCATCAGCCAGGCGATGGTCTACGGCGACCAGCGGCCCTACCTCGTGGTGCTCATCGCCGTGATGGAGGACTCAGCGCGCAAGCTGCTGACGGACAAGGGTGTCCAGGTGGCCTCTTACGCGGAGCTGGGCAAGCGGCCGGAGATCCGCGCCGCCGTGCAGGACATCATCAACAAGGTGAACGAGGACCAGCCGCCCTACAGCACGCTCAAGAAGTTCGAGATCATGGACGCGGACTTCACCCAGGAGAGCGGCGAGCTGACGCCGACGCTCAAGGTGAAGCGCAAGTTCTGCAGCCAGAAGTACGCGGCCTCGATCGGCAAGCTCTACGAGGGCAAGAGCGCCGACTGA
- a CDS encoding tetratricopeptide repeat protein has product MRLILLALSLLLALPASAATPELLASLDALHARRSEEAAIKEQEETLKKELQAAPEDYELLWRQARLLVWQADGASDARQKKVLGKQAWDVCERGVKLAPQRVECQYFAAGGIGTYSQAVGIMKALKDGLEGKFNERLDAAIKIDPTFDMGAPWLAKGRYHYELPWPKRDLGESAKLYEKALAKFPNNLRANYYLAETLLADDEAKKAREAILKVKQGNVAYDPPEGRRVQEWAKKVEADIEEELK; this is encoded by the coding sequence ATGCGCCTGATTTTGCTCGCCCTTTCGTTGCTGCTGGCCTTACCGGCCTCGGCGGCGACGCCGGAGTTGTTGGCATCGCTGGATGCACTCCACGCGCGTCGCTCGGAGGAGGCGGCGATCAAGGAGCAGGAAGAGACGCTGAAGAAGGAGCTGCAGGCCGCGCCGGAGGACTACGAGCTGCTGTGGCGGCAGGCCCGGCTGCTGGTGTGGCAGGCCGACGGGGCCAGTGACGCGCGCCAGAAGAAGGTGCTCGGCAAGCAGGCGTGGGATGTGTGCGAGCGCGGAGTGAAGCTCGCCCCCCAACGTGTGGAGTGCCAGTACTTCGCCGCGGGTGGCATCGGCACTTACTCCCAGGCGGTCGGAATCATGAAGGCGCTCAAGGATGGCTTGGAGGGCAAGTTCAACGAGCGGTTGGACGCCGCCATCAAGATCGATCCTACCTTTGACATGGGGGCTCCCTGGCTGGCGAAGGGCCGCTACCACTACGAGCTGCCGTGGCCCAAGCGCGACCTGGGTGAATCCGCGAAGCTGTACGAGAAGGCGCTGGCGAAGTTTCCGAACAACCTGCGCGCGAACTACTACCTGGCCGAGACGCTGCTGGCGGACGACGAGGCGAAGAAGGCGCGTGAGGCGATCCTCAAGGTGAAGCAGGGCAACGTTGCGTACGATCCGCCGGAAGGTCGGCGGGTCCAAGAGTGGGCCAAGAAGGTCGAAGCCGACATCGAGGAGGAGCTCAAATGA